From Bacillus basilensis, a single genomic window includes:
- a CDS encoding glycosyltransferase encodes MKKPLISVILPIYNVEMYIEECLNSLVNQTIGVENLEVIMVNDCSTDNTGKFLDQYAENYNNFKAIHLEKNCGAPGKPRNIGIDIAKGKYLIFMDPDDYIPADAYETLFNIAEEYKSDFVMGKMESFNDSDGSTFQHSTFKHYLLQKPYMNTNIEVSPFFLQVKTAITLKLVRTAFVRQHKISFIEGMRNGEDKFYDVQLFTKAKKFSYIPQNVYSYRARDDDRNLSLTQQDILSSVENDVHSVDAIKPKLNDKEYSYFQVNALRSILWKICDPDFNKLSIEEKKRLINLVKRVVDGYDIDIVKKYLVWEEPLLSLIEKNYINEALAYNSMLISRRWWLKQGTELQQRYRKQTAIRNSFSWRITKFLRNRNFKLKDIIKGRFLNETKRSNTITGS; translated from the coding sequence TTGAAAAAGCCACTAATTTCGGTGATTTTGCCTATATACAATGTAGAGATGTATATAGAGGAGTGTTTAAATTCTTTAGTGAATCAAACAATTGGTGTAGAGAATTTGGAAGTTATTATGGTGAATGATTGTTCTACAGATAATACGGGAAAATTTTTAGATCAATATGCTGAGAACTATAATAATTTTAAAGCTATACACTTGGAAAAAAATTGTGGCGCACCTGGTAAACCAAGAAATATTGGTATTGATATTGCGAAAGGAAAATATCTAATATTTATGGATCCAGATGATTATATACCAGCGGATGCATATGAAACTTTATTTAATATCGCCGAGGAGTATAAATCAGACTTTGTTATGGGGAAAATGGAAAGTTTTAATGATAGTGATGGATCAACATTCCAACATTCAACTTTTAAACACTATCTTTTACAAAAACCATATATGAATACTAACATAGAGGTATCACCATTCTTTTTACAGGTGAAAACAGCTATTACTTTAAAGTTAGTAAGGACAGCATTTGTTAGACAACATAAAATTTCTTTCATCGAGGGAATGAGAAATGGGGAAGATAAATTTTATGATGTTCAGTTATTTACAAAAGCTAAAAAGTTTAGTTATATTCCCCAAAATGTTTATAGCTATAGGGCACGTGATGATGATCGTAATCTATCGTTGACGCAGCAAGATATTCTTTCTTCTGTTGAGAATGATGTACATTCTGTAGATGCAATTAAACCAAAATTAAATGATAAGGAATATAGTTATTTTCAGGTAAATGCGTTAAGGTCAATTCTTTGGAAAATTTGTGATCCGGATTTTAATAAACTATCAATTGAAGAGAAGAAGAGATTAATTAATTTAGTGAAAAGAGTAGTAGATGGTTATGATATTGACATAGTGAAGAAATATTTAGTTTGGGAAGAACCCCTCTTAAGTCTAATTGAAAAAAATTATATAAATGAAGCATTGGCATATAATAGCATGTTAATTTCAAGAAGATGGTGGTTAAAACAAGGAACCGAATTACAACAAAGATATAGGAAACAAACAGCTATCCGTAATAGCTTTTCTTGGAGGATTACTAAATTTCTTAGAAATAGGAATTTTAAATTAAAAGATATTATCAAAGGGAGATTTTTGAATGAAACTAAGCGTAGTAACACAATTACGGGCTCATGA
- a CDS encoding glycosyltransferase gives MKKVKLSVVITNYNKEQYLAQCLQSVVEQTLKGIEIIVVDDGSTDNSMRVLRQYEKQHNNLKVYRQQNSGVSAARNAGLQKANGEYVTFLDADDYVHLAGYEKMYEVASGNNADMVIANIICFNEYKNWPLSYMKKLFNKKFPLIRNVAENLELHFTPSTSNKIFKREMCVLNGINFDEDLWVGEDLLFTQQCLLVSERVIVREIPLLYYRIVDNGNNNLSKNTTITFFNQLVILQMKLTAMYRERKRLALIHTIESRQWKFFVDSIVLKGKDFSNEKLLEVIQLGNKFLSSLISFKHVEDCNVRDQLITEMIKENDYIGLEKLLNIFQDELITKEHVYDNEKYYYFYYRFFPRYKELLQVNNLALVHKIEGIKLRKEILTISGYAFVENLSTKKIKKELVFYKDGTTKTIQLKNSLRTDISYLFSNNTIDYNDAGFETIEVNVRDLLEEGEWKISIRLSIGKTVIEEPLRVLLAQLRNNTKYQNENSLDIKVLYKNSEATIQIRKSNYMKRMMNTYSEVKRAIRYDLGLFKRKNYKALLAIIFYKLFGSYFRRKNIWLIGEREDTAQDNSYHLFTYIRKKHPDVPAFYIINKESNDYKNIEGLGNIIQYGSFKHTFYLLICNKTINSYSETANMYTDDYKHILKYYPEWQQNKKIFIQHGVIGVSRVNHVLNKNRMGYSLFVVSSQFEKEHIVKEFGYDEEEVIVTGLARWDALKDESKGNEILLMPTWRSWIKTKDQLMKSKYWQTYMSFLKSKELHRMLEEKDMILTFFPHYQTQKLGAETPVFHERIKVMKQGEETVQSLLKRHRLLITDYSTVSFDFAYMNKPVIFFQFDYDEFYSKHYNEGPINHRTELFGKRVESEKDIHLLLKDFEGSLQSLNLEQVNKYFTKPKELHCQMLFENIKGV, from the coding sequence TTGAAGAAAGTAAAGCTAAGTGTAGTAATTACAAATTATAATAAAGAACAATATTTAGCTCAGTGTTTACAATCTGTTGTTGAACAGACATTAAAGGGGATTGAAATTATTGTTGTTGATGATGGCTCAACAGATAATAGTATGAGAGTATTGAGGCAGTATGAAAAACAACATAATAATTTGAAAGTTTATAGACAACAGAATTCGGGTGTGAGTGCTGCTCGTAATGCCGGATTACAAAAAGCAAACGGGGAATATGTTACATTTTTAGATGCGGATGATTATGTACATTTAGCTGGATACGAGAAAATGTATGAGGTTGCGAGCGGAAATAATGCAGATATGGTTATTGCCAATATTATTTGTTTTAATGAATATAAAAATTGGCCACTTTCATATATGAAAAAATTATTTAATAAGAAATTCCCACTAATTAGAAACGTTGCGGAAAACTTAGAATTACATTTCACTCCATCCACGAGCAATAAGATATTTAAAAGAGAAATGTGCGTCCTTAATGGGATTAATTTTGATGAAGATCTTTGGGTAGGAGAAGACTTGCTATTTACCCAACAATGTTTGTTGGTTTCAGAAAGGGTAATCGTACGCGAGATACCCTTGCTCTATTATAGAATAGTAGATAACGGTAATAATAACCTATCTAAAAATACAACGATTACATTTTTTAATCAGTTAGTTATATTACAAATGAAATTAACGGCCATGTATAGAGAGAGAAAAAGGCTTGCATTAATCCATACTATAGAGTCAAGACAGTGGAAATTCTTTGTGGATTCCATTGTTTTAAAGGGAAAAGATTTTTCAAATGAAAAGCTCTTAGAAGTCATTCAATTAGGAAATAAGTTTCTATCAAGTCTAATTAGTTTTAAACATGTAGAAGATTGTAATGTGCGGGATCAATTAATAACTGAAATGATAAAAGAAAATGATTATATAGGTTTAGAGAAATTACTAAATATCTTTCAGGATGAATTAATTACAAAAGAACATGTATATGATAATGAGAAATATTATTATTTTTATTATCGATTTTTCCCTCGATATAAAGAATTATTACAAGTTAATAATTTAGCCCTAGTTCATAAAATTGAAGGGATAAAACTTCGTAAAGAGATTCTTACAATTAGTGGATATGCATTCGTTGAAAATTTATCAACTAAAAAAATAAAAAAAGAATTAGTATTTTATAAAGATGGAACCACTAAAACAATTCAACTAAAAAACTCCTTACGTACGGATATATCATACTTATTTTCTAACAATACCATTGACTATAATGATGCGGGATTTGAAACAATAGAAGTCAATGTAAGAGATTTGTTAGAAGAGGGAGAATGGAAAATATCAATACGCCTCAGCATAGGGAAAACTGTTATTGAAGAACCGCTAAGGGTTCTGTTAGCACAGTTACGCAATAATACAAAGTATCAAAATGAAAATTCATTGGATATTAAGGTACTATATAAAAATAGTGAAGCTACAATTCAAATTCGTAAGTCTAACTATATGAAGAGAATGATGAATACATATAGTGAAGTTAAGCGAGCAATTCGCTATGATTTAGGGTTATTTAAAAGAAAAAATTATAAAGCATTACTTGCAATTATATTCTATAAATTATTTGGATCATATTTTCGTAGAAAGAATATATGGTTAATTGGTGAAAGAGAAGATACAGCACAAGATAATTCCTATCACTTATTTACGTATATTCGGAAGAAACACCCTGATGTTCCAGCTTTTTATATTATTAATAAGGAAAGTAATGATTATAAAAATATCGAAGGATTAGGTAATATAATCCAATACGGAAGTTTTAAACATACATTTTATTTATTAATTTGTAATAAAACAATTAATAGTTATTCGGAAACAGCCAATATGTATACGGATGATTATAAACACATTTTAAAGTACTATCCCGAATGGCAGCAAAATAAGAAAATTTTTATTCAACATGGTGTTATAGGGGTAAGTCGTGTAAATCATGTGTTAAATAAAAATCGAATGGGCTATTCTCTATTTGTTGTGTCTTCACAGTTTGAGAAGGAGCATATCGTCAAGGAATTTGGATATGACGAAGAAGAAGTAATTGTAACGGGGCTTGCACGTTGGGATGCCTTAAAGGATGAAAGTAAAGGAAATGAAATTTTACTCATGCCAACTTGGAGAAGTTGGATTAAAACGAAAGACCAATTAATGAAATCTAAGTACTGGCAGACCTATATGTCATTTTTAAAAAGTAAAGAGCTTCATCGGATGTTAGAAGAGAAAGACATGATATTGACTTTCTTTCCACATTATCAGACTCAAAAATTAGGTGCAGAAACACCTGTATTTCATGAACGAATCAAGGTCATGAAACAAGGCGAAGAAACAGTGCAAAGTCTATTAAAGCGACATCGTTTACTAATTACAGATTATTCTACAGTTTCATTTGATTTTGCTTATATGAATAAGCCTGTTATTTTTTTTCAGTTTGACTATGATGAATTTTATTCTAAACACTATAATGAAGGCCCGATTAATCATAGGACAGAGTTGTTTGGAAAAAGAGTAGAAAGTGAAAAAGATATACACCTTTTACTAAAAGATTTTGAAGGTTCATTGCAAAGTCTTAATTTGGAGCAAGTAAATAAGTACTTTACTAAGCCAAAAGAGTTACATTGTCAAATGTTATTTGAAAATATAAAGGGAGTGTAG
- a CDS encoding glycosyltransferase, whose protein sequence is MPQKKVCMFVWNHFTNDARVLRECTALAEEDYEVDLICIHDWKQNDLPKWEMRKEGFTVTRVNNRLSLLQRGLGAAKRVKQLVTKNIVTMFLFGVIAALCLWKFPMITCLILLFGALFSMKKLRTLIVRSYILTQMVKVGLKKEYDFYHSNDLNTLPQGWLCAKVFRKKKLIYDSHEVQTSRTGYNSKIYGIMEKFFLKYTDVMIMENHTRAKYAEDLYGFYPKVIHNYPFVTQPEDSNSINLHEVLEIPQEEPILLYQGGIQVGRGLEKLVQAVPMFKKGILVFIGDGRIKPELQKMVLDLGLENKVKFIPKVPVNELLHYTKNAYLGFQVLNNVCFNHYSASSNKLFEYMMSGVPVVACSFPEIQRVVENEYVGVCIDSHNSASIAEGVNYILEHPEEREKMRENSFIARNNYNWENEKELFINIYKDLE, encoded by the coding sequence ATGCCACAGAAGAAAGTATGTATGTTCGTATGGAACCACTTCACAAATGATGCTCGTGTATTAAGAGAATGCACGGCTTTAGCTGAAGAGGATTATGAAGTAGACCTGATATGTATTCATGATTGGAAACAAAATGATTTACCTAAGTGGGAGATGCGAAAAGAAGGATTTACAGTAACACGTGTAAATAATCGACTATCTCTTTTACAAAGAGGATTGGGTGCAGCAAAAAGAGTAAAGCAGTTGGTAACGAAAAATATAGTTACAATGTTTTTATTTGGAGTAATTGCAGCACTTTGTTTGTGGAAATTCCCAATGATAACATGTTTAATATTGTTATTTGGTGCATTATTTTCTATGAAAAAGCTACGGACATTAATTGTACGCTCTTATATACTGACTCAAATGGTTAAGGTTGGTTTGAAGAAGGAATATGATTTCTATCATTCCAATGATTTAAATACACTACCACAAGGATGGCTTTGTGCGAAAGTATTTAGAAAAAAGAAATTAATCTATGATTCACATGAGGTACAGACCAGCCGTACCGGATACAATAGTAAAATTTATGGAATTATGGAGAAATTCTTTCTAAAATATACAGATGTGATGATTATGGAAAATCATACTCGTGCAAAATATGCGGAAGATTTATATGGCTTCTACCCTAAGGTCATTCATAATTATCCTTTTGTAACACAACCAGAGGACAGTAATTCGATTAATTTGCATGAAGTGTTAGAGATTCCGCAGGAAGAGCCTATCTTATTGTATCAAGGCGGAATTCAAGTGGGCAGAGGCCTAGAAAAGCTAGTACAAGCAGTTCCAATGTTTAAAAAGGGCATACTTGTATTTATTGGCGATGGACGTATTAAACCTGAGTTACAGAAGATGGTATTGGATTTAGGTTTGGAAAATAAAGTGAAATTCATTCCGAAAGTACCTGTAAATGAATTATTACACTATACGAAGAACGCTTATTTAGGTTTTCAAGTTTTAAATAACGTTTGTTTTAATCATTATTCAGCTTCATCTAATAAACTATTTGAATATATGATGAGCGGGGTTCCAGTTGTTGCTTGTAGTTTTCCAGAGATACAACGTGTGGTGGAAAATGAATATGTTGGGGTTTGTATAGATTCTCACAATTCTGCTTCCATTGCTGAAGGAGTAAACTACATACTAGAACATCCAGAAGAAAGAGAAAAAATGAGAGAAAATAGCTTCATTGCCCGTAATAATTATAATTGGGAAAATGAAAAAGAACTCTTTATAAATATATATAAGGATTTAGAATGA
- a CDS encoding glycosyltransferase family 4 protein yields the protein MKKVLVIAQNFYPEIGSAANRIKNIYLELSERGYDVTILTTDPRYPNENLYKKKEFWDEESINSEDVIRVKPRVKKYTNNMLRRLFLYLEITMLFIMAIFRMDKKYDYVFVSTPPIFIGIAGFFAKKKLKAELLLDVRDLWPESLLGVGVFANRFVLSIAYALEKMLYRVADQIIVNSAGFIPYLELKGVRREKVSFMPNSLTEEELHMIETKKAITDSSNKTVEVIYTGNIGLAQDVLKLIEVAEYLREKENIKFKIIGYGFKSYQVAEVIKEKKLFNIEIIKAKSRNKTLKEVAKAHIAYVSLVDEKVFQTVLPGKIIDYMCMKKPIIGDVSGYAEKVINEAQCGLISNDRTAKELGEHIIKLAENEILRRKMGNNGHEFAFQYLRWKNNIKVLTSLMEENDATEESMYVRMEPLHK from the coding sequence ATGAAGAAGGTGTTAGTAATAGCACAAAATTTTTATCCAGAAATCGGAAGTGCGGCGAATAGAATAAAGAATATTTATTTGGAACTAAGTGAAAGAGGATACGATGTTACAATCTTGACTACTGATCCAAGATATCCAAATGAGAATTTATACAAGAAAAAGGAATTTTGGGATGAAGAATCGATAAATAGCGAAGATGTTATAAGAGTAAAACCAAGAGTAAAAAAATACACAAATAATATGCTAAGGAGATTATTTTTGTATTTAGAAATCACAATGCTGTTTATTATGGCTATATTCCGTATGGATAAAAAATATGATTATGTATTCGTTTCAACTCCGCCTATTTTTATCGGTATAGCAGGTTTTTTTGCTAAGAAAAAGTTGAAAGCTGAATTATTATTAGATGTCCGAGATTTATGGCCAGAATCATTGTTAGGAGTTGGAGTTTTTGCAAATCGGTTTGTATTATCGATAGCATATGCTTTAGAAAAGATGTTATATCGTGTAGCTGATCAAATTATTGTAAATAGCGCAGGATTTATTCCATACCTGGAGTTAAAAGGGGTTAGACGTGAAAAAGTATCATTTATGCCAAACTCTTTAACAGAAGAAGAATTACATATGATAGAAACTAAAAAAGCTATAACTGATTCGAGTAATAAAACAGTTGAAGTAATTTATACAGGAAATATCGGGTTAGCTCAAGATGTACTAAAGTTGATTGAGGTGGCTGAATATTTACGAGAAAAGGAAAATATTAAATTTAAAATAATTGGCTATGGGTTTAAAAGTTATCAGGTGGCTGAAGTTATTAAAGAAAAAAAACTTTTTAATATAGAAATTATTAAAGCGAAAAGTCGTAATAAAACCCTAAAAGAAGTTGCAAAGGCACATATTGCATATGTTAGTTTAGTAGATGAAAAAGTATTTCAAACCGTTTTACCAGGAAAGATTATTGATTATATGTGTATGAAAAAGCCGATTATTGGAGATGTGTCTGGATATGCCGAAAAAGTTATTAATGAAGCTCAATGTGGTTTGATTTCAAATGATCGAACAGCTAAAGAATTAGGAGAACACATTATCAAACTAGCTGAAAATGAGATATTACGTAGGAAAATGGGAAACAATGGGCATGAATTTGCTTTCCAATATTTGAGATGGAAAAATAATATTAAAGTATTAACAAGTTTAATGGAGGAAAATGATGCCACAGAAGAAAGTATGTATGTTCGTATGGAACCACTTCACAAATGA
- a CDS encoding rod shape-determining protein, with amino-acid sequence MFARDIGIDLGTANVLIHVKGKGIVLNEPSVVAIDRNTGKVLAVGEEARSMVGRTPGNIVAIRPLKDGVIADFEITEAMLKYFINKLDVKSFFSKPRILICCPTNITSVEQKAIREAAERSGGKTVFLEEEPKVAAVGAGMEIFQPSGNMVVDIGGGTTDIAVLSMGDIVTSSSIKMAGDKFDMEILNYVKRKYKLLIGERTSENIKIKVGTVFPGARSEELEIRGRDMVTGLPRTITVCSEEITEALKEDAAVIVQAAKGVLERTPPELSADIIDRGVILTGGGALLHGIDMLLAEELKVPVLIAENPMHCVAVGTGIMLENIDKLPRRALR; translated from the coding sequence ATGTTTGCGCGAGATATCGGAATTGACCTAGGTACGGCTAACGTATTAATCCATGTTAAAGGTAAGGGTATTGTATTAAATGAGCCATCTGTTGTTGCAATTGATCGTAACACAGGTAAAGTATTAGCAGTAGGTGAAGAAGCAAGAAGTATGGTGGGACGTACGCCTGGTAATATTGTAGCAATTCGTCCACTTAAAGATGGTGTAATCGCAGATTTCGAAATTACAGAAGCAATGTTAAAGTATTTCATTAACAAATTGGACGTAAAGAGCTTCTTTTCAAAACCTCGCATTTTAATTTGTTGTCCAACAAATATCACATCAGTAGAACAAAAAGCAATTCGTGAGGCTGCTGAACGTTCAGGTGGTAAAACAGTATTTTTAGAAGAAGAACCAAAAGTAGCCGCAGTTGGTGCTGGTATGGAAATCTTCCAACCAAGCGGTAACATGGTTGTTGATATTGGTGGAGGTACAACGGATATCGCTGTACTATCTATGGGTGATATTGTTACCTCTTCCTCTATCAAAATGGCTGGCGATAAGTTTGATATGGAGATCTTAAACTACGTTAAACGTAAGTATAAGCTATTAATTGGAGAACGTACTTCAGAAAATATTAAAATTAAAGTTGGTACAGTATTCCCAGGTGCACGCAGTGAAGAGCTTGAAATTCGCGGACGTGACATGGTAACTGGTTTACCACGTACAATTACAGTATGCTCTGAAGAAATTACAGAAGCACTAAAAGAAGACGCAGCTGTCATTGTACAAGCTGCAAAAGGCGTACTAGAGCGCACACCACCAGAATTATCTGCGGACATCATCGATCGCGGTGTTATTCTAACAGGCGGTGGAGCTTTACTACACGGTATCGATATGCTTCTAGCAGAAGAACTAAAAGTACCAGTATTAATTGCTGAAAACCCAATGCACTGTGTTGCGGTTGGTACAGGTATTATGTTAGAGAATATTGATAAATTACCACGTCGTGCTTTGCGTTAA
- the spoIIID gene encoding sporulation transcriptional regulator SpoIIID, which translates to MHDYIKERTIKIGKYIVETRKTVRVIAKEFGVSKSTVHKDLTERLPEINPELANEVKEILDYHKSIRHLRGGEATKQKYRKEDVEKPVRQ; encoded by the coding sequence GTGCACGATTACATCAAAGAGAGAACTATCAAGATTGGTAAGTATATCGTGGAGACAAGAAAGACAGTGCGTGTCATTGCAAAGGAATTTGGGGTATCAAAGAGTACAGTCCATAAAGATTTAACGGAACGTCTACCAGAAATTAATCCAGAGCTCGCAAATGAAGTGAAAGAAATTCTTGATTATCATAAGTCTATTCGTCATTTAAGAGGCGGAGAAGCAACAAAACAAAAGTATAGAAAAGAAGATGTAGAAAAGCCGGTACGTCAATAA
- a CDS encoding polysaccharide deacetylase family protein, whose protein sequence is MEARESKSSKKLFIVIAVVVALIAGIGFFIFNKMSAAGKQEKVPVLLYHHLLKGTEKENSEAFKNKGTVLAVEQFEKQIKYLADNNYRAITAKELEEFIKNKKNLPEKSVLITFDDASKSNYIYAYPILKKYKMHAISFVVTSRINNQEEKFDPKKIQALSKSEMDKMRDVFEFGSHTDSLHKLEKGEAVVFNKNNVEIKNDILKSKDALKTDYLSYPFGKYNDKIVKELKDSKFQMAFVNTSDYATKESDILKVNRFVIKADLDIKAFAEIVKGNYGKQDK, encoded by the coding sequence TTGGAAGCAAGAGAAAGTAAAAGTTCGAAAAAATTATTTATTGTAATAGCAGTTGTAGTAGCGCTAATTGCTGGGATTGGATTTTTTATTTTTAATAAAATGAGCGCTGCAGGTAAGCAGGAGAAAGTGCCAGTTTTATTATATCATCATTTACTAAAGGGAACTGAAAAAGAAAATAGTGAAGCTTTTAAAAATAAAGGAACAGTTTTAGCGGTGGAGCAATTTGAGAAACAAATAAAATATTTAGCGGATAATAATTATAGAGCAATTACTGCAAAAGAATTAGAGGAATTTATAAAAAATAAAAAGAATCTTCCAGAAAAAAGTGTTTTAATTACTTTTGATGATGCATCAAAGTCAAATTATATTTATGCATATCCTATCTTAAAAAAATATAAAATGCATGCGATTTCCTTTGTTGTTACATCAAGGATTAACAATCAAGAAGAGAAATTTGATCCTAAGAAAATCCAAGCTCTAAGTAAATCTGAAATGGATAAAATGCGAGATGTTTTTGAATTTGGTAGCCATACTGATTCTCTGCATAAATTAGAAAAAGGAGAAGCTGTGGTATTTAATAAGAATAATGTGGAAATTAAAAATGACATTTTAAAGAGTAAAGATGCTTTAAAGACAGATTACCTTTCTTATCCGTTTGGAAAATACAATGATAAGATTGTTAAAGAATTAAAGGATTCTAAATTCCAGATGGCATTTGTAAACACATCTGATTATGCTACTAAAGAAAGTGATATATTAAAAGTTAATCGTTTTGTTATTAAGGCAGATTTAGATATAAAAGCATTCGCTGAAATAGTAAAAGGGAATTATGGTAAACAAGATAAATAA
- a CDS encoding M23 family metallopeptidase, with the protein MRGRNNKKSQKVVHLFQKRWVFPALYIACAAVILMVALWFQGANPKKTPNQDQATPYTQSEDPAVPVTKSSEVVKMPAAANAEVVVQKKFYEDAATEAEQEKALVFYNNTYSPNKGIDIAAKNGKEFNVAAALSGTVTKAEKDSLLGYVVTVDSGNGVAASYQSLGSVKVEKGARVVQGEVLGTSGLSAMNKEAGSHVHFEVRKDNVAVNPERYLNKSVAEIKADAGAAKATNASGKKADDKSQKEEKSTSTTPESKTEDKSQKEEKSTSGSTNDKKEEPKKEEKSTNGSTESSNSSSSQE; encoded by the coding sequence ATGCGAGGAAGAAATAATAAAAAGTCGCAAAAGGTAGTACATTTATTTCAAAAAAGATGGGTGTTTCCGGCACTATACATTGCTTGTGCAGCAGTAATTTTAATGGTTGCGCTATGGTTCCAGGGAGCTAATCCGAAGAAGACTCCGAACCAAGATCAAGCAACACCGTATACACAATCGGAAGATCCAGCAGTACCAGTAACGAAATCTTCAGAAGTAGTGAAAATGCCAGCTGCCGCTAATGCGGAAGTAGTCGTACAGAAGAAGTTCTATGAAGATGCAGCAACTGAGGCGGAACAAGAAAAAGCACTTGTCTTTTATAACAACACATATTCCCCAAACAAAGGAATCGACATTGCTGCGAAGAATGGAAAAGAATTCAATGTAGCTGCTGCTTTAAGCGGTACAGTAACGAAGGCTGAAAAAGATTCACTTCTTGGTTATGTTGTAACAGTTGATAGTGGAAATGGTGTAGCAGCTTCTTATCAAAGCTTAGGTAGTGTGAAAGTAGAAAAAGGTGCACGAGTTGTACAAGGTGAAGTATTAGGAACATCCGGTCTAAGTGCAATGAATAAAGAAGCAGGTTCTCACGTTCACTTTGAAGTACGTAAAGACAATGTGGCTGTGAACCCTGAGCGCTACTTAAATAAATCAGTAGCAGAAATTAAAGCCGATGCAGGTGCTGCAAAGGCAACGAATGCTTCTGGTAAAAAAGCTGATGACAAATCTCAAAAAGAAGAAAAGTCAACAAGCACGACACCAGAAAGTAAAACAGAAGACAAGTCTCAAAAAGAAGAGAAATCAACTAGCGGTTCGACTAATGACAAAAAAGAAGAACCGAAGAAAGAAGAAAAATCAACAAATGGTTCTACAGAATCATCTAACAGTTCTTCTTCACAAGAATAA
- a CDS encoding ABC transporter permease, with protein MTFSMRRVSAIFRKEVQDFKTNSQVLLMASLPIIFAFIFSRFGEGQAGVGIITLMAFLFVAGFVQSMVIAEEKEKHTLRVLMLSPASSVEVLLGKSILTACLTLGISIVNLFILDQLSGNFLLLAFVFLCGTILFTLIGTMIGLLAESVPQTSLIGMPILMTMYLAVQFEPMVENKVIKTMISYLPTSHLEKAIKSLVEGAGFSSISGHMINVGAWLIISLIACLIVYKKKQLD; from the coding sequence ATGACATTTTCAATGAGACGTGTATCAGCTATTTTTAGAAAAGAAGTACAAGATTTTAAGACAAATTCACAAGTGTTGTTAATGGCATCTTTACCAATTATATTTGCATTTATATTTAGCCGATTTGGAGAAGGACAGGCAGGGGTTGGCATTATTACTTTAATGGCCTTTCTATTTGTTGCAGGATTTGTTCAATCAATGGTAATTGCAGAAGAGAAAGAAAAACATACGTTACGAGTGTTAATGCTATCACCAGCTTCTTCTGTTGAAGTTCTTCTTGGGAAAAGTATATTAACAGCATGTTTAACGTTAGGTATTTCCATTGTAAACTTATTCATTTTAGATCAATTAAGTGGAAATTTCTTATTGCTAGCATTTGTTTTCTTATGTGGAACAATTCTATTTACTTTAATTGGAACAATGATTGGATTACTAGCTGAGTCTGTCCCACAAACATCACTAATTGGAATGCCGATATTAATGACGATGTATTTAGCTGTGCAATTTGAACCAATGGTTGAAAATAAAGTAATTAAGACAATGATTAGTTATCTTCCAACATCTCATCTTGAAAAAGCAATTAAAAGCTTAGTAGAGGGTGCTGGGTTTAGTAGTATTAGTGGGCATATGATAAATGTTGGAGCTTGGCTTATTATTTCACTTATTGCATGTTTAATCGTATATAAAAAGAAACAATTAGATTAA